From a region of the Lactuca sativa cultivar Salinas chromosome 4, Lsat_Salinas_v11, whole genome shotgun sequence genome:
- the LOC111907866 gene encoding uncharacterized protein LOC111907866, which yields MEFPPSIFKGFTSSEEFALKEMMMMRGGCGRKTSSSSLVLDNERGEIVRALVRPGSIHHHPHHHNSHLHHHQKGAKAEKALMALRNHSEVERRRRERINGHLSMLRSLIPGTTKFNVLLKILAKN from the exons ATGGAATTCCCTCCAAGTATTTTCAAAGGGTTTACTTCTTCTGAGGAGTTTGCGTTgaaggagatgatgatgatgagaggGGGTTGTGGTCGGAAGACGTCGTCTTCTTCATTGGTGTTGGATAATGAAAGGGGAGAGATAGTGAGGGCTCTGGTTAGACCTGGCAGTAttcatcatcatcctcatcatcataattctcatcttcatcatcatcaaaagGGGGCAAAAGCAGAGAAAGCTTTAATGGCTTTGAGGAATCATAGTGAGGTGGAGAGACGGCGGAGAGAGAGAATCAATGGCCATCTCTCTATGCTTCGTAGCCTCATTCCAGGCACTACTAAG TTCAATGTGCTTCTCAAGATTTTGGCAAAAAATTGA